DNA from bacterium:
AGCCCTATCGCCTTGTGCACAAAGGTTTGAACCTCCTCGGATTCCGGGGAATGCTGATCGAAGTAGTCCCAATTCCGAGCAATCCATTGGTGCATGATGAACGCCAGCTGTAACTGGACACTGAACAGGTAGTCCTCGGGAAGGTCTTCTCGTATCGCACCGTGCTCAACGCCAATATTGAAGATGTTGCGCAGATACCCCTGAGTCTGCTCCTTGAAGAGCCGTTCGACCTGAGCAGATGGTTCAGACGCCTCGATTCCAAGCAACCTGTCCAACATCGCCATTGAATCCGGTTCTTCCAGCGTGAGCTTCAGCCGAGTCAGAACCAGCCGCTCGATCTCCCCCCAATAGTCACCGGTTCTGAACCGTTCGCGGATATCGCCGACCCTACTGAGGAACTTCTCGAAAGCGTGTTGAATGGCGCTCGAGTAAAGGTCCTCCTTGTTCTCGAAATAGTAGTAGAGCGCTCCAGCACTCAGCCCGGCGGTCTTCGAGATGTGGTTCAGAG
Protein-coding regions in this window:
- a CDS encoding TetR/AcrR family transcriptional regulator, with the translated sequence MPYPRFEKLGEEKKQLIIGTALEEFGKRSFNQASLNHISKTAGLSAGALYYYFENKEDLYSSAIQHAFEKFLSRVGDIRERFRTGDYWGEIERLVLTRLKLTLEEPDSMAMLDRLLGIEASEPSAQVERLFKEQTQGYLRNIFNIGVEHGAIREDLPEDYLFSVQLQLAFIMHQWIARNWDYFDQHSPESEEVQTFVHKAIGLTRAALQPQPGRANEL